GAAATTCGTCTCGTCCCTTGCGCAGCTCCACGGCCGCAAGGTCTATCTCAACATGATCACGGGGACGGCGGTCAGCGACTTGCAGGGCCTCGGCGACGACCAGTCGCATGCGGATCGCTATGTCAGGCTCGGCGAATTCGTGGAGCTGATGCGCCAGTTGCTGGCAAGTCCGCGGCCGGTCAATTTCGAGGGGCGTTTCTACCGTACGCACCATCTGCAACTGCGACCGCGCCTGCCGCCGGAGCTGATGCCGGAATTCCTGATCGCAGGCCAATCCGAGGCAGCCCAGCGGGCGGCGGAGCAAGCGGGCTGCATCAAGATGCAGATGCTGCCGCCCGAGCTCGATCGCGAGCTCCACTCGCCCGGCATGAATTTCGGCATCTTCGCCCGCGAGGGACGCGAGGAGGCGCGGCAGGCCGCCAAGCTGCGTTTCCGCGACAACCCCGACGATCGCGAGCTGCTCGTGCTGACCATGGAGAACACTGATTCCGTGTGGAAGCGGCACCTCTATGACGGCCAGAGCGGCGAGCTCCGGGATAATGGCTACTGGCTGCTGCCATTCCTGACCTTCCAGGCCGATTGCCCCTATCTCGTCGGCAGCTACGAGGAGATCGGCGCGAGGCTGAAGGCGTTTGCGGCAAAAGGCCTGACCACGATCATGCTCGACATGGTCGCCGACGAATCCGAGATGCAGCACGTCTGCAAGGCGCTCGCGGCGAGCGGGATGTTCTAGCTATCACACTCGCCGTCATGGCCGGGCAACGCGGGGAGAGGTGAAGACCCCTCACCGCGCCTCTTCGAATCCCGCCAGTACCGAGGTCAGGTTCGCGCCCAGAATATCCGAGAGGTAGCCGCCCTCCTGCACGAACACGGTCGGCAGGCCCATCCTCGCGATGGCCTGGCCGATACGGCGGAAGCCCGGCGTGGTGACGGCCAATCCCTTGAGCGGATCGTGCTCGGAGGCGTCTAGGCCGAGCGCGATGACGAGGGCGCCGGGAGCAAAGGACTCGATTGCCTTGCGCGCAACGTCCAGCGACTGCATGTAGCCGTCGTCGCCGGTGCCGATGGCCAGCGGGATGTTGAGATTGGTGCCAAGGCCGGGTCCTTCGCCGCGTTCATGGGCATAGCCCCACACGTATGGATAATAAGCGATCGGATCGGCATGAATCGAGATCGTGTAGACGTCGGGCCGGGCGTAGAAGATGCCTTGCGTGCCGTTGCCGTGATGGACGTCGACGTCGAGGATCACGACCCGCTCGTGCTTCTGCCGCAGATGCGCTGCGGCAATCGCGCTGTTGTTGAGGAAGCAGAAGCCGCCGGCCATGTCGCGATAGGCGTGGTGACCGGGCGGACGGCAGAGCGCATAGGTCGCGTCCTCGCCATCCATCACCATCTGCGCAGCGGTGACCGCAACGTCCGTCGCGGCACAGGCCGCGGCCCAGGTGCCCGGACCGATCGGCGCCGCGGTGTCGGCGGTGTGCCAGCCGAGCTTGCCGACGATGTGGGTGGGATAGGTCCCGGCATGCCGCACCGGATGGATGTTGCCGATCATCTCCGGGCCGGAATCGCCGAGCGCGGTCCAGGCGTCCCAGGCTTCGCTCAGGAACGACAGATATTCCGGACTGTGAATGCGCGCGCGCGGCCCCTGCCCGAATTTGGTCGGCTCAACCAGTTGGTGCTTGCCGTCCTTCAATCCATTGAGCAGGCGGTCGGCGCGCTCGGGTTGCTCGGTGGTGCGCTTGACGACGCCGCGGACCAGGAAGAATTGCGGATCGTGGCTGCGGTGCAGTTCGGTATGGACGGCCTTCACTCAAACACTCCGTGCTCGCATGCTCTTAAGGGGCGCCGTAGATGTCTTGATCCCCACGGCGGCAAGATGCAAGCAAGAAGAATGCCGCATCAGCCGCGCGGCTCTGCGCCTGAAGCAGATCGTCCTCTAGCAGCGCCCGCGCTGGAGACAGTGCTCGCGGCCCTGCTGATCGGTGCGGAAGGACTCGATGAAGCCGCCTTGACGCTGGGTGACGAAGACGGTCTTGCCGTCGCTGCCGCCGAAGGCGAGGTTGGTCGGCTCCTTGGCTTTGAGCGCGATCTCTCGCTCGACCGCGCCATTGGGCTTCACCAGCGCAACCGTCCCTTTGAGAATACGCGCGACATAGAGACGACCGGCAATGTCGGTGCGCAAGCCATCGACGGTGTCGGGCTGAAACGCCTTGACCAGCTTCGCAGCCGTCAGCTCGTTGCCGTTGATCGCATAGGACCAGATCTGGCCGCTGCTGGATTCCCCGACATAGAGCGTCTTGCCGTCCGGGCTAAGATCGATGCCGTTGGTGGTACCCATCGCGCGCGGCGCCGACATCACTTGTCCCCGCACTGTGCCGTCGGCCGCTTTCGCGATCCGCCAGATGTGGCCTTCTCTGCCCTTCCAGTTCGGGTCGCTCGCATAGATCGTGCCATCGCGGGCGATCGTGATGTCGTTGGGCTGGTTCATCTCGTCGGAGTGAAACCAGATGCCCGGCTGGGTCGCCCCCTTTGGAATCGCGAAGATGTTGTGCTTCTTGTAGTCGGCGATGAACATGGTGCCGCTCGCATCGAAGCGGATGGCGTTGCCGACACTGCCCTCGGGAAGCTGCGTGAACGGCTCCGACGCCGCACCGCCCGCAGGCAGCCTGCCGATGGTGCCGGCCTTGCCGAGATTGACCACGAACAGATTGCCCTCGAGGTCGGCTGCGGGTCCCTCGATGCCGAAGGTGTATTCACCGGGTGGCGTCACCTGCACGCTTTCGAACAATCTCGTCTCCGCTTGCGCGGATCCCGCCGCAACGACGAGGAGAACGCTACTGCACAGGCACCAGAAATTCCTGCCGGATGTAATAGCCATCGCCGTCGGTGCACTCGCCATTCAGATAGGGATCGGCCGGCCGGAAGAATCGGCTGAAGCCGGGTTTGTCTACAGCGCTCCTTTGTGTCACGACCACGACCTTTGCGGCCGGTATTTCGCCGCATTCCCTGCTGGTTTTGCCAAAGAACTTGCGCTGCGGCGGGCCGGGCCTGATCCTCATCCGCGTGCCCGGAACCATCTTCGCAACGAGCAAGTCCATCGTGTCGAGCAGGCGCGTGTAGCCGGGCTCGGTCTTTGGCAGGCTCTCGCCGCCCGGCGGCATGAGCTTCTCCGCGCCAATGCCGCGCAGGCGCGTGCGCAGCCTGCCGGCATCGGGATCGCCCGGATAGATCCAGCCGTCCTGGCTGAGCATGAAGCGGAGCACGGCCCCGTCCTTTTCCGCGTCCGACTGGCCCGGCTTCAAACCGAAATCGGAGTGGCAGCCGACGCAATGCTTCTCGACGAGGCCTTTGCGCAGCGTGGTCAGCCGGCTGCTGTTCTGCGCATCCCTGGCGACGAAGGTCGCGAGCTGGTCGATCATCGCCTGGCTGCGCATGTCGCAGGGCAGCGGCGGTGGCGGATCACCCGCTGCACGATCGATGCGGATCACGGTCTGGTTCTTGTCCTCGACCAGCCAGATGGCGCCGTCATCCGCGACCGTCATGCCGACCGGCGCGCCTTGCGGCCGCGCGCCGTTGACGCGGTGCCAGCCCGCGATCAACTCATCGAACGGCGCGGCAGCCACCTCGCCGGCAGCCGTCTGAAAGTTGCGCGTCGGCTCCGCCGCGCAACTGACGTGATAGCGCACCGGCGCGGTGACGGGCCTCGGAAAGCCGTGGTCGTCGACGTCGTAGACCAGCAGACGGCTGCCGGTCGGACGATAGCCGTGCAGGCCGACCAGCAGCTTGCCCTCCAGCTCCGGGAATTTCGTGCCGCGATAATAGAGCATCGCGAGCGGCGCCCCGTGCGGCGGCAGCAGCGAGAGCGGCGGCTTGTAGAGCGCGCTGGCCGTGCAGAGCGACTTGTAGATCCCGCTTTGCAGCACGTTTTTGAACTCGGGGCTCGGCGTCGACACATCGTAGCAATAGGGCCAGCCATAATGCCTGCCCTGCTCGATCGCGTTGATCTCCTCGTTCGGCTTGAAGATATCCGGCAAGTCGCGGCTGTTCTCGCCCTGCAGGAAGGCGTAGCCGGCGTCGGGAAAACCGGGATGCAGGGCCAGGGCCATCGAGTTGCGCAAGCCGCGCGCATGGACCGTGTGCGGCGGATCGGCATCGCCTGGTTTCAGCGCCGGGAAGACGCCGCCCGCAGGCGGCACGAACAGCCAGATCGATGCGAAGGCGGACGCGCCCTCGGCCGCCGCGCAAGGCCTCGTGATCGGCGCCGGCGTGATGCAGTCGTCGCTGTGCGAGCCGACATTGACGAATAGCCGCCCGGTCCTGTCGAAGACGAACTGCTTGAGCGGATGCGCGCTCTCCTCGATCCGGGTGCCGTCGGGCAGCGCGATCCGGCGTCCGGGCATGTGACGGATGATGGTCTCGACGGTGCCGCGCGGATTGTCGGCGAGCGGATCGAACCGGAAGATCGTCTCGGCGGTCGAGGCGTAGAGCTTCTTGTCCGGACCGCCCGCGAGGCCGAACGGATATTCGATTCCCGCGAGAAGCTCCTTGAGCCGCCCGCCCTGTGGCGCGCGCGGATCGAGCAGCAGCAGCCGTCCGTCGGTGCGGCCCCAGCCTCCCATGTCGGCCACCACGAACAGGTCGCGGCCCGGCACCTGGACGATCGCGCGTGGAAACTTGAGGTGATCCGCTTCGCTGGCGACGAGGCCGGCGCAAAAGCCAGCCTTCATGTCGATCTTGATCCTGGGAAATGCGAGATCACCGTTGCCGCAGGTGTCCGCGCTGATCGCATAGCCGCTCCGGAGCGGCTCCGATGACGCCACCGAGATGTGCCCAAGCAGGGCGCCGAAAGCCCACGCCGAGGCACACGCCAAGGCCCCCGCACATGCGCGCAGCCTTCGGCATTCGCGCTTGGATGTGAAATGGCTCACGGCGGCCCCCAAAACTTCCCGCGAATGGTGTTCCATGACGGGAAAACGCCGTCCAGCTCAAGATCACCCGCCTGTGATTAAACCTCTAACGACCTTGGGACCGACCAATATCCGTAAATTCCCTTACCGGGTTCGACCCGAATGTTTCGCGAAGGCCTCGGGTGGTATCGGTTTGCCACCCCAGTTGCTCCCCCAGGAGGCGGATATGGTCCAGGTCTATTTCCACTGCTCCAACACCGAGGGCACCCTGATCGACCGCTACGGCGCCGCCGTGTCCAATCTCACTGAGGCGCGCGACCGTGCCTCTCAGATCATGCGGTCGATGATCCTGACGCCGAGCAGCGAAGACTGGCGCGACTGGGTGATCCATGTCAGCGACGATGACGGCGAAGAGATTTTCGATCTGCCCTTCACCGCCATGCTCGGCAAGCCCCATTGAGGTGATGCCATGCTGATCGCTTCCTTGAGCCTGCTCCGCCAGCCTCTGAACTTCGTCGCCGCCAGATGGCAGACCTTGATGAAGGTCGCAGGCAATCCGTACCGCCCCGAGCTTCACTACATGCGCGGACCTGGCCCGAAATGGCGCGCCAAGTACCAGGCCAGCCGAGTGAACCGCGCGCTCTGACGGACTGCGGCTGCGCTGCTTCCTCGTTAATCTCAGTCTCTCCTTCGTCATGGCCGGGCTTGTCCCGGCCATTCACGTTTTTGGAGCGATTCAAAGACGTGGATGCCCGGGCCTTCGCTGGCTTCGGCTACGCAGGCGGGACAAGCCCGGGCGAGATGAGTGGGGCGAGTGTGCCGCCCCTCACCGCCCGGTAAACCTGGCCTTGCGCTTCTCGACGAAGGCATTGCGGCCTTCGATCGCATCGGCGGTCTTGCGAACCACGGCCTGCAGTTCGATCTCGCGGCGGAACTGCGCTTCGTAGGTCGCATGCTCGCTCTCATCGACGAGCAGGCGCGTTGCCACCAAAGCGCGCGTTGGGCCGTCGGCGAGGCGGCGCGCCAGGGCGAGCGCCTCCTCCATCAGCATGGCATCGTCGACCACCTGCCGCACCAGGCCGATCTCCTCGGCACGTTCGGCCGTGAGCGGCTCGTTCAGCAGCATCAGCTCGAGCGCGCGCTGCCGGCCGATCAACCGTGGCAGCAGCCAGGTCGAGCCGAGATCCGGCACCAGAGCGATGCGGCTGAACACCTGGATGAAGCTCGCCGACCGGGCCGCGACGATCATGTCGCCGGCCATCGCAAGACTGAAGCCGCCGCCGGCAGCGACGCCATTGACGGCGACGACGACGGGCACCCGGCATTCGCGCAGCGCCCTGAAGGCCGGCCAGTAGAAGCGCATGACGCCGGCCGCGATGTCTTCGCCGAGCGCCTCCGATGCTTTCAAATTCTGTCCCGAGCAAAAACCGCGCCCGGCGCCGGTGAGGATCAGGGCGCGGATGCCTTCGTCCTGCGTCATCTCGCCGATGGCCGCGGCGAGTGCGCCGAGCAGGTCCGGCGTCATCGCGTTCAGGCTGGCCGGTTCGTCGAGCGTCAGGATTCCGACCGCGCCATCCCGCGCCTGTTTCACACCTGCCATGTCGCGTCTCCCTTTCGATGTTCTCGTTGTCCGCAATGTGCCATTGTCCGCGCGCTCCGCCAATGCAGAGCCCCGACGTCAACGCAGCACACAAGACGACATCATGCCTCATCAGTTCAGCCTCAACCAAATCGTCCGCAAACCCGCAGTCACGTCCAAAGGCGGCATTGTCGCCTCGCAATCGCGGCGGGCGGCCGAAGTCGGGGCGCAGGTGCTCGCCGCAGGCGGCGACTGCGTGGACGCGATCGTGGCAACGACCATGGCGCTGAACGTTCTGGAGCCCTGGAACAGCGGTATCGGCGGCGGCGGTGCGATGGTGCTCTACCGCGCCAAGGAAAATCGCACCGAGGTGATCGACTATGGCATGTGCGCGCCGCAAAGCCTCCGCTTGGCCGACTATCCGCTTAGCGGCGAAGGCGCTGCTTCCGATCTCTTCCCCTGGCCGCGGGTGAAGGATGATCGCAACATCCATGGCCCCGGCTCGATTGCCGTGCCCGGCGTCGTCGCCGGGATGGAGGAGGCGCATCGCCGCTACGCCAAGATGCCGTGGAAGGATCTGGTCGCGCCGGCAGCCAGGCTCGCCGGTGAAGGCCTGCTGGTCGATTGGTGGACCACGGTGACGATCTCGGGCTCGGCCGCCGATCTCAGGCGCTACCCCGCCAGCGCGGCGGCATTCCTGAAAGACGGGCTGCCGCCGACCGCGCCATGGGGCATCAAGGCCGAGACGCGCCTGCCGCAGGACACGCTGAAAGCGACGCTGTCGCATCTTGCCGAGGCCGGGCCGCGCGATT
The nucleotide sequence above comes from Bradyrhizobium sp. NDS-1. Encoded proteins:
- a CDS encoding LLM class flavin-dependent oxidoreductase, whose translation is MTSPRLRVFPAISRNRDPGTYVGELMRVAQFADRNGFEGVLLFEGNDVFVEPWAMAQHIMAGTARSSPLIAVNPVYMHPFTAAKFVSSLAQLHGRKVYLNMITGTAVSDLQGLGDDQSHADRYVRLGEFVELMRQLLASPRPVNFEGRFYRTHHLQLRPRLPPELMPEFLIAGQSEAAQRAAEQAGCIKMQMLPPELDRELHSPGMNFGIFAREGREEARQAAKLRFRDNPDDRELLVLTMENTDSVWKRHLYDGQSGELRDNGYWLLPFLTFQADCPYLVGSYEEIGARLKAFAAKGLTTIMLDMVADESEMQHVCKALAASGMF
- a CDS encoding histone deacetylase family protein — encoded protein: MKAVHTELHRSHDPQFFLVRGVVKRTTEQPERADRLLNGLKDGKHQLVEPTKFGQGPRARIHSPEYLSFLSEAWDAWTALGDSGPEMIGNIHPVRHAGTYPTHIVGKLGWHTADTAAPIGPGTWAAACAATDVAVTAAQMVMDGEDATYALCRPPGHHAYRDMAGGFCFLNNSAIAAAHLRQKHERVVILDVDVHHGNGTQGIFYARPDVYTISIHADPIAYYPYVWGYAHERGEGPGLGTNLNIPLAIGTGDDGYMQSLDVARKAIESFAPGALVIALGLDASEHDPLKGLAVTTPGFRRIGQAIARMGLPTVFVQEGGYLSDILGANLTSVLAGFEEAR
- a CDS encoding SMP-30/gluconolactonase/LRE family protein, with translation MAITSGRNFWCLCSSVLLVVAAGSAQAETRLFESVQVTPPGEYTFGIEGPAADLEGNLFVVNLGKAGTIGRLPAGGAASEPFTQLPEGSVGNAIRFDASGTMFIADYKKHNIFAIPKGATQPGIWFHSDEMNQPNDITIARDGTIYASDPNWKGREGHIWRIAKAADGTVRGQVMSAPRAMGTTNGIDLSPDGKTLYVGESSSGQIWSYAINGNELTAAKLVKAFQPDTVDGLRTDIAGRLYVARILKGTVALVKPNGAVEREIALKAKEPTNLAFGGSDGKTVFVTQRQGGFIESFRTDQQGREHCLQRGRC
- a CDS encoding PQQ-dependent sugar dehydrogenase, with amino-acid sequence MEHHSREVLGAAVSHFTSKRECRRLRACAGALACASAWAFGALLGHISVASSEPLRSGYAISADTCGNGDLAFPRIKIDMKAGFCAGLVASEADHLKFPRAIVQVPGRDLFVVADMGGWGRTDGRLLLLDPRAPQGGRLKELLAGIEYPFGLAGGPDKKLYASTAETIFRFDPLADNPRGTVETIIRHMPGRRIALPDGTRIEESAHPLKQFVFDRTGRLFVNVGSHSDDCITPAPITRPCAAAEGASAFASIWLFVPPAGGVFPALKPGDADPPHTVHARGLRNSMALALHPGFPDAGYAFLQGENSRDLPDIFKPNEEINAIEQGRHYGWPYCYDVSTPSPEFKNVLQSGIYKSLCTASALYKPPLSLLPPHGAPLAMLYYRGTKFPELEGKLLVGLHGYRPTGSRLLVYDVDDHGFPRPVTAPVRYHVSCAAEPTRNFQTAAGEVAAAPFDELIAGWHRVNGARPQGAPVGMTVADDGAIWLVEDKNQTVIRIDRAAGDPPPPLPCDMRSQAMIDQLATFVARDAQNSSRLTTLRKGLVEKHCVGCHSDFGLKPGQSDAEKDGAVLRFMLSQDGWIYPGDPDAGRLRTRLRGIGAEKLMPPGGESLPKTEPGYTRLLDTMDLLVAKMVPGTRMRIRPGPPQRKFFGKTSRECGEIPAAKVVVVTQRSAVDKPGFSRFFRPADPYLNGECTDGDGYYIRQEFLVPVQ
- a CDS encoding DUF6894 family protein, which codes for MVQVYFHCSNTEGTLIDRYGAAVSNLTEARDRASQIMRSMILTPSSEDWRDWVIHVSDDDGEEIFDLPFTAMLGKPH
- a CDS encoding enoyl-CoA hydratase-related protein, whose protein sequence is MAGVKQARDGAVGILTLDEPASLNAMTPDLLGALAAAIGEMTQDEGIRALILTGAGRGFCSGQNLKASEALGEDIAAGVMRFYWPAFRALRECRVPVVVAVNGVAAGGGFSLAMAGDMIVAARSASFIQVFSRIALVPDLGSTWLLPRLIGRQRALELMLLNEPLTAERAEEIGLVRQVVDDAMLMEEALALARRLADGPTRALVATRLLVDESEHATYEAQFRREIELQAVVRKTADAIEGRNAFVEKRKARFTGR